In Phycisphaerae bacterium RAS2, the DNA window GCCGCTATGAGTTCAACGCGAACCAGACTCCTTATGATGCAGTTTCAGTCACGCTTCGGCGTGATTCGAGCGTCGCCGACGGACCGGTGTCGATGCTGTTCGGTCAGGCCCTGGGTGTTGAGGGTGCCGATCTTAGCGCGACCGCCGTCGCGATGGTCGTACCGCGCGACATCGCAGTGGTGATTGATACGTCCGGCTCGATGAACGACGACAGCGAGCTGCGGCACTACAAGGACTTTGCCTCGGAAAGCAGCGGCACGCGGCCGGGTGTTCAGATCAATCTTGAACAGGTGTGGATGTCGTTGCCGTGTCAGAAGGGCAACAACGGTGTCGGCAATGGCATCGACCCCCAGCCCCCGGGCAATCCGGGCAACGTCAACGACCAGCCCGGCACCGGCCCTGGTTCGCCGAACAGTCAGGGAGGCAATCCCAGTCCAGGCGCGAGTCCCACGGGGCCCAATGGCGGATGCGGCGGCCCGCGTTGGGGGTGGATGACGGGCTTTGGAAACGCCGTCACACTTGGAAGTTATACGCCAGTTGGCGATCCCGGGTTGTATTACATCCCCAAGAGCGTGACCTGCAGCGATACAGACGTGATCGCCAATCTCACGGAATCGGGCTATTCGTCGGCTGAGCGCACGGCGCTTCTTTCGGGCAGCAACGACGGCACAACGCAGAATTACCGAAATCGTGTGAAAGTGCTCCTCGGCTTGGCCGGGTGGAAGAGCAAGAAATCCGGCGGCAAGTACAACGGCGGTCCCGGCAACGGGGACAACAAGGTAGACAACAACGAGCTGACGCAGGTGGCATCGTACCCGTTCAGTGGCGGCAGCTGGGACGCCTACGTCGACTACATGACGAACGCGTCCGAGATGCGGGATACCGACCCGAACTTCCGCTACCGGTTTGGGATTAAGACGTTCGTAAACTATCTGCTGGAAAAGCAGGCGAACAACTCGAACTGCCCGGAACTGGCCGCCGCACCGGAGGAGCCGCTTCACTCCGTGAAGGGTGCCGTGCAAGCCCTGGTCGATACCGTCGTGGAGCTGGAGACCGATGACCGCATGTCGCTGGAGGCCTTTGCCCAATACGGGTACCACCGCGTGAACTTGCAAGCTCCTGCGGCAGGGCAAACGCTGGCCGAAGTCCTGCAACAGATTCCGAACAACCTAAACGGCATGCAGGCCGGGCATTTCACGTCGATTACCAACATCGGCGCCGGTCTGCACATGGGCATCACGGAATTGAGCAGCGACCGGGCGAGAGCCAGCGCGGCCAAGGTGGTTGTTCTGATGACCGACGGAAAGCCGAACGTGAATCAGCAGAACCAGAGCGTCGGCAACAATGCGGCGTCGGCAATCAGCTGGTGCTACGACCGCGCCAATGCAGCCAAGGCGGCCGGCATGACCGTGTACGTCGTGGGTGTTGGCGGCGACGTGGACGCTGACTTGTGCAGCGACTTGGCAAGCACGCCGGATCACTATTTCTTTGCCGATTCCACTCCGGACCCGGACAACGGTTTCCAGCCGATGTACGTCAACCAGCTTAGGGCGATTTTCGAGACGCTGGGCGGCAAGCGGCCGGTGCGGTTGATCCAATGACGTGAAGGCCGGATCGGCCGTGCAGATGCCGCGAGGCAGGCCGCGCCGATGAGCGCCGAGACATACTGGGACGTTTCACGGACGCGCCCGTCGCAACCCGGCGGGCGCGTCGCTTTATAGGGCCGCAAGCCGAGCCGGCGGGTCCCGGTCGCCGGAGCTTAATTGGCCTTCTCGACCGGCCGATAAGGACAGGACGAGTCGCAGCGAAAGTGAAGCTTCAGCGGGGGAGGCGGCAGCCCGACTCACCGCTGTGGGCGCGATGGGGACCATGGCGAACAACGTACGTGTCATTTTGTATACGACGAACGAAGCCGACGCGCCCGAACTGCGCCGGCTTGTCACGTCTCTGCCCGAGATTCGCATCGTCGCGGACCTCGACGAAGCAAGTTTGTTACCCCACGCATTGGCCCAGTTTCCGGCGGACCTGGTCATTGTGGATCTCGACCCGCAGCCGGCGCTCGTACTGGAATGCGTCCGACAGCTACGAGAATGCAATCTTGAAATACCCGTCTTTGCGTTGAGCTCGCAGTCCGATGGTGCCGTGGTTCTCCGAGCGATGCGGTCCGGCATCAAGGAGTACCTCCTCAAGCCGCTGAACCTCGACGAATTCCGCGACGCCGTCGGTCGCATCGTCGTCAACCAGCCGAAGACGCGGCAACCGGGCAAGCTCATCAGCATCATGGGCAGTTCGGGCGGCGTGGGGTGCACCACGGTGGCTGTCAACCTAGCCGTGGAATTGGCCCAACTGGTCGGCTCAACGCAGAAGGTCGCACTGGTGGACCTGGATTTTCGATTTGGCCACTGCGCGACGCTCCTGGATGTGCACGGGCAATACACCGTGGCCGACTTGTGCTCGACTCCCGAGCAGCTCGACCCGGAAATGGTGATGAAGGCGCTGATCAAGCACGACTCGGGCGTGCTGGTGCTTCAGCGGCCGCACACGTTTGCCCATGCCGAAATCATCACGGCGGCCCACTGCGCGAACGTGTTGAGCAGTCTGCAGGAGCTCTGCGCGTACGTCGTGGTGGACGGCCCGACACGACACGACCCCGGCGGTCGAACCGTACTCGATTCCGCGGACTTCAATCTGCTGATTCTTCAGCTTCTCGTCACCAGTGTTCGCAACAGCGATCGCATGATTCAGGAGCTGGCCGGCCAGGGCTTCAACACCGATCGGCTGCAGTTCATCTGCAACCGGCTCGGGCGGGATTCCGCGCACCTGGACGTGGCACAGGTGGAGCAGACGCTCGGGAGGAAGTTCTTTTCGACGATCGCGGACGAGTGGAAGACCGTCAGTTCGGCGATCAACCTGGGGCAGCCGATTCTCAAGGACTCTGACCGAAGCCGCGTGCGACAGGACTTGCGTGCGCTGGCCATGAAGATTCATTGCCCCGACGCGCTGGAGTCGAACAAGTCCAACGGCAGCTTCCTCGGCAAGCTGCTTAGCAAGGCGCGCTCGGGGGGGGCTTCCGCCGCTGGATCAGCGGGCGAGGTCAAGGCTCCTGCCGGCGTCGCCGCTGCGCCCACGCCCTGACCACTTTTTCGCAACGGCGGAGCTGATTTCAATCCATGCGTCCCAGAATGCACCATCGCAGGCCGACGCGCGCCATGCCCGAAAACCGCCGCGATGGGTCAACCCGTTGAACGCAATGTATCTTTTAATCGAACCGAAATAAGAAGTGCGAGCCGATGAATCGGGCGGCGGTCCACGCCGGCGAAGAGGGTTTCGCCAACCAGCATTGATCGTCGTCGAACCGGGGGAAGCATGTTCGGACGCGCCAAGATACCCGTGCTGAAAGTGCCGAAGCTGCCGGAGGCGGACAAGTCCGCGCAAGCAACTCCGAGCGCGCCCCAGTCAACCGTACCGACGGAGCCGAGCGCTCCAATCGCCAATCCCGCATCGACCGCGCCGGCCGCGCCCGCGCTTCGACCGCCCGGTCCCGCGCCGCTCTCGTCGCTCTCAAATAAACCGAAAGAGCGCGATCGCACCGACGAGTTCTCGGAGATCAAGACGCGGGTTCACAAGAAGCTGGTGGACACCCTCGATCTCGCGGCGCTTTCGAAACGCACCGGCGACGATGTACGCGAAGAAGTCAAGCAGGTCATCGCCGATCTGTGTCAGCAGGAGGACGCCCTTCTCAATTTCAACGAGCGGCAGCGTCTGGTCGGCGAGATTCTCGACGAGACGTTCGGCCTGGGGCCGCTGGAGACCATCCTCAAGGACCCGCACGTCAGCGATATTCTCATCAACGGCCCGAAGCAGGTGTACATCGAGCGCAAAGGTCGCCTGCAACTGACCAGCGTCACGTTTCGCGACAACGCGCATCTGATGCATGTGATCGACAAGATCGTCTCGTCGGTCGGTCGTCGCTGCGACGAAGTCTCGCCGATGGTGGACGCGCGGTTGAAGGACGGCTCGCGCGTGAACGCCGTCATCCCGCCGCTGGCGATTGACGGCCCGTCGATGTCGATTCGCCGATTCGGCGCCGACCCGATTACGTGGGACGACTACGTGAAGTTCAACTCGGTGACGAAGGAGATGGTGGATTTTCTCCGCGCCTGCGTCATCGCGCACATGAACATCATCGTGGCCGGCGGTACCGGCTCGGGCAAGACGACCCTGCTGAATAACCTGTCGTCGTTCATTCCCGAAACCGACCGCATCGTGACCATCGAAGACGCGGCCGAGCTGCGCCTGCGCCAGCCGCATGTGGTGCGACTCGAATCGCGACCGGCCAACATCGAGGGCAAGGGGCGCATCGCCATCCGCGATCTGCTCATCAATGCGCTGCGCATGCGGCCCGACCGGGTCGTGGTCGGCGAGTGCCGCGGGCCGGAAACGTTGGACATGCTCCAGGCCATGAACACCGGCCACGACGGCTCGATGACCACGATTCACGCCAACAGCGTGCGCGACGCCGTCCAGCGCGTGGAGACCATGGTCATGATGGCCGGGTTCGACCTGCCGGTGAAGGCCATTCGTCAGCAGTTCGCATCGGCCGTGCACCTGGTCATCAACGCGGCGCGGCTGACCGGCGGGCCGCGCAAAATCATGTCGATCGCCGAAGTGCAGGGCATGGAAGGCGAAGCCGTCACGATGCAGGAGATTTTCAAGTTCGAGCAGCTCGGGATCGACGCATCGGGCAAGGCACACGGTCGATTCATCGCGACGGGGCTTCGTCCGAGCTTCCTCGACCGACTGAAGTACTCCGGCGCCGAGCTGGATTCGTCGATTTTTGAACGGCGCGTGTTGAGCACCGATCCGCATGCCACGTGAGAGGGGTCAGAAGCGTGCAGCAGTTCATCGCATTTGTTGATACTTCCTCGATCATGGACAAGGTGGTGCTCTATGCGCTGCCACCGATCGGCTGTACCTTTCTGGCCTACGCGATCTTCAATCTCGTCGCCGACTTGCGCAAGAAGGAAGTGAAAAAGGTCGCCGAGCGTTTGAAAGAGGGGGGCTTCGGCGACTCCGCGAACGAAGTGGCGGCGAAGGAATCGATCATGCGCCGAATGCACCAGGCGCAGTCGCCGTTCGGTCAATTCATTGCCGGCATGGCTTTCATTCCCCGGCTTCAGCAATGGCTGGACCAGGCCAACATCGCCTGGCCCGCGACGACGGTGATGATCAACCTGCTGGGCCTCGCCTCGGTGGGGTACATCACCTGCTATTATCTCGAGACCGCACAATGGGTCGCCCTTAGCGTCGCCGGGGGCATGCTGCTCCTGCCGCTGCTTGTGATCTTCATTCTCCGCAAGATGCGGATGAACAAGTTCATGCACCAGTTGCCGGACGTGTTTGAGCTGATGAGCCAGGCGCTGCGAGCTGGGCATTCACTGGCCAACTCGATTCTCGTCGTCAGCCAGCAGCTGCCCGACCCGGTTGGTACGGAATTCGCCCGCGTGTTTCACGAGCAGAACCTCGGCATCAAGATCGAAGACGCCCTGCGCGACATGGCCCGGCGCGTCGGGCTGATGGACGTGCGATTCTTTGTGACGGCCGTGCTGATTCAGCGGCAGACCGGCGGCGATCTCGCCGAAGTGCTCGACAACATCAGCAGCGTCATTCGCGATCGGATCAAGCTGTTCGGCTCGGTGAAGGCGCTGACGGCCGAAGGGCGGTTGTCGGGCTACGTGCTGCTGGCGTTGCCGGTGTTTGTGTTCCTGCTGGAGTTGGTCATCAACCCGGACTATGCGCAGATCATGATCGACGACGAAGTCGGGCAGTACATGCTGATCGGTGCGGGCGTGAGCCAGATCCTGGGTCTCGCGCTGATTCAGAAGATCGTCAACATCAAGGTGTAGCGGTCGGAGGATGGTTGCGTGTCGGAACTGATGATGCTGGGAATTCTGGTCGCGGTCGCCATCGGCCTGGTGATCTATTCGCTGCTGCCCAATCGCGGGGAGCAGGCCGAGTCGGTCCGCCGGCGCGCAATGGGTCTTTCGGGCGACGATGACACGGCATCGGCGAAAGAGCGCGCCCGCAAGAATGCCGGCAACAAGAGCATGCTGGAAATGGCGGCGCCGATTCTGTCGCGCCCGATGATGCCCAAGACCGAACAGGAGCAATCGTCCCTGCGTGCCAAGCTGGCCAGCGCCGGCTACCGGCGAGAATCCATCGTCATGATGTTCCTGGCCAGCAAGATCATCGTCGGCGGCGCGATGGGCATCACGGCGTTTCTGTATTCGTCGGCGCTGGGCGCCGAGTCGCCGCAGGTGATCTACTACGGCGTGTTTGGCCTCGGGCTGGGCTTCATGGGACCGAACCTGTGGCTCGGCAACGCGGTCAAGAAGCGGGGCGAGGCGATTCGCAACGGCATGCCGGACTCGCTGGATCTGATGGTGGTCGCCGTCGAATCAGGCCTCGGTCTCGACGCGGCGCTGCTCCGCGTCAGCGATGAGATGAAGCACGTCCACGGCGCGCTGGCGGAAGAATTGCAGATCGCGACGATTGAGACGCAGATGGGCACCTCGCGCAGCGAAGCGCTGCAGCGCATGGCCGAGCGCACGGGCGTTCAGGAGATGCGGGCGCTGGTTGCCGTCATCACACAGGCCGAGAAGCTCGGCACCAGCATCGCCAAGGCCCTGCGCAATCAGGCCGAGAGCCTGCGCACCAAGCGCCGTCAGAAGGCCGAAGAGCGTGCGCAGAAGACCGCGGTCAAGCTGCTCATCCCGCTGATCTTGTTCATCTTTCCAGCGATCTTCGTTGTGCTGGCCGGCCCGGCGGCGATCCACATCATGCACACCTTCCAGAGCGGCGCGCTGAAGAAGTAGCGTGCGGCATGCACGCAGCAGTCGATTGCCGCGCAACGACGCGGCACCGATGATCGCCTACAATCGCGCGCATGCCGCTGCTGGTGCGCAATCTGACGCTGATGCTCGATGAGCCTGATGACGCCCTGCGCGAACGCGCTGCCCGGCGCCTGCGCATCAAGTCCGACTCGATCAAGCACTACACCATCGTCCGTCGTGCGATCGATGCGCGTGATAAATCGCGCCTTTCCTTTGTTTACAACGTCGAAATTACCTTGGCCGGCGGATTGCGCGAGGAGAAGCGTGTGCTGCGCGGTTTGCACCGGGCGGACGTGGTCGAGCTGCGCCCGCCGCCGCGCGAAGAACTGCGCAACGGCAGCGAACTCCTGCGCGAGCGGCCCGTCGTCGTCGGGTTCGGCCCTGCGGGGATGTTCGCGGCATTGTGGCTCGCCAAGTTCGGCCTGCGGCCGATCGTGCTCGAGCGGGGGCAGCCCGTGCGCACGCGCCACCGCGACATCATGGTGCGATTCTACAAACAGCGTGACTTCGACCCGGAGAGCAATCTGCTTTACGGAGAAGGCGGCGCGGGGGCCTACAGCGACGGCAAACTCTACACGCGCGTGAACGACCCGCGCATGCGCGACATCCTCGATGTGTTCGTGCAGCATGGCGGCAAGGCAGACATCCTCGTCGACGCGCGGCCGCACCTGGGCAGCGACTGGATCCCCACGATCTGTTGGCGAATTCGCCGCACGATTGAATCGCTCGGCGGCGAGATTCGCTTCGGCAGCCGGATCGATGATCTGGTGATTGACGACGGCGGCGCGAGCGGTGTGATCGTCAACGGGCAGACGCTTCCCGCCTCGGCGGTGCTGCTGGGCGTGGGGCACTCGGCGCACGACACGCTGCGAATGCTCGTGCGGCGCGGGGTGAAAGTGATCGCCAAACCGTTCCAGTTCGGCGTGCGCGTGGAGCATCCCCAGTCGCTGGTGGATCGCTGGCAGTACGGCGCGGCGTGCGGCCATCGTCGTCTTCCGCCGGCGGAATATCACGTCGTGGCGAAGGGCGCGGGCAACTCGACGGGTGCGTCGCACGCGGCCGGCGACGTGTACAGCTTCTGCA includes these proteins:
- the minD gene encoding Septum site-determining protein MinD; this translates as MGTMANNVRVILYTTNEADAPELRRLVTSLPEIRIVADLDEASLLPHALAQFPADLVIVDLDPQPALVLECVRQLRECNLEIPVFALSSQSDGAVVLRAMRSGIKEYLLKPLNLDEFRDAVGRIVVNQPKTRQPGKLISIMGSSGGVGCTTVAVNLAVELAQLVGSTQKVALVDLDFRFGHCATLLDVHGQYTVADLCSTPEQLDPEMVMKALIKHDSGVLVLQRPHTFAHAEIITAAHCANVLSSLQELCAYVVVDGPTRHDPGGRTVLDSADFNLLILQLLVTSVRNSDRMIQELAGQGFNTDRLQFICNRLGRDSAHLDVAQVEQTLGRKFFSTIADEWKTVSSAINLGQPILKDSDRSRVRQDLRALAMKIHCPDALESNKSNGSFLGKLLSKARSGGASAAGSAGEVKAPAGVAAAPTP
- a CDS encoding FAD dependent oxidoreductase, coding for MPLLVRNLTLMLDEPDDALRERAARRLRIKSDSIKHYTIVRRAIDARDKSRLSFVYNVEITLAGGLREEKRVLRGLHRADVVELRPPPREELRNGSELLRERPVVVGFGPAGMFAALWLAKFGLRPIVLERGQPVRTRHRDIMVRFYKQRDFDPESNLLYGEGGAGAYSDGKLYTRVNDPRMRDILDVFVQHGGKADILVDARPHLGSDWIPTICWRIRRTIESLGGEIRFGSRIDDLVIDDGGASGVIVNGQTLPASAVLLGVGHSAHDTLRMLVRRGVKVIAKPFQFGVRVEHPQSLVDRWQYGAACGHRRLPPAEYHVVAKGAGNSTGASHAAGDVYSFCMCPGGTILPTNETAGIIATNGASNGSRAGRFANSGLVLTVPVEVFGNNPLAGIEFVHRYEAAAFELTGGSYEVPAQRAADYIAGRASDGALETSYPLGGRWCDVRRVLPDFAGPAVAQALTDLNRRMPGFAGPEALVTGPESRASAPFRMLRDNASRESVTLPGLYPIGEGAGYAGGIMSAAADGIATAELLIRRFAPIR
- a CDS encoding Bacterial type II secretion system protein F domain protein, which encodes MQQFIAFVDTSSIMDKVVLYALPPIGCTFLAYAIFNLVADLRKKEVKKVAERLKEGGFGDSANEVAAKESIMRRMHQAQSPFGQFIAGMAFIPRLQQWLDQANIAWPATTVMINLLGLASVGYITCYYLETAQWVALSVAGGMLLLPLLVIFILRKMRMNKFMHQLPDVFELMSQALRAGHSLANSILVVSQQLPDPVGTEFARVFHEQNLGIKIEDALRDMARRVGLMDVRFFVTAVLIQRQTGGDLAEVLDNISSVIRDRIKLFGSVKALTAEGRLSGYVLLALPVFVFLLELVINPDYAQIMIDDEVGQYMLIGAGVSQILGLALIQKIVNIKV
- a CDS encoding von Willebrand factor type A domain protein, coding for MFLKANRRNRKLRRGSVITPGVFFGGVVGLGVAALAVDTGLMFSAKQELRNAADAAALAAASQLGTPNATTDAVVEAARIAGLNNITHQGADLVDSDVIFGRATLNNGRYEFNANQTPYDAVSVTLRRDSSVADGPVSMLFGQALGVEGADLSATAVAMVVPRDIAVVIDTSGSMNDDSELRHYKDFASESSGTRPGVQINLEQVWMSLPCQKGNNGVGNGIDPQPPGNPGNVNDQPGTGPGSPNSQGGNPSPGASPTGPNGGCGGPRWGWMTGFGNAVTLGSYTPVGDPGLYYIPKSVTCSDTDVIANLTESGYSSAERTALLSGSNDGTTQNYRNRVKVLLGLAGWKSKKSGGKYNGGPGNGDNKVDNNELTQVASYPFSGGSWDAYVDYMTNASEMRDTDPNFRYRFGIKTFVNYLLEKQANNSNCPELAAAPEEPLHSVKGAVQALVDTVVELETDDRMSLEAFAQYGYHRVNLQAPAAGQTLAEVLQQIPNNLNGMQAGHFTSITNIGAGLHMGITELSSDRARASAAKVVVLMTDGKPNVNQQNQSVGNNAASAISWCYDRANAAKAAGMTVYVVGVGGDVDADLCSDLASTPDHYFFADSTPDPDNGFQPMYVNQLRAIFETLGGKRPVRLIQ
- a CDS encoding Putative conjugal transfer protein, with product MFGRAKIPVLKVPKLPEADKSAQATPSAPQSTVPTEPSAPIANPASTAPAAPALRPPGPAPLSSLSNKPKERDRTDEFSEIKTRVHKKLVDTLDLAALSKRTGDDVREEVKQVIADLCQQEDALLNFNERQRLVGEILDETFGLGPLETILKDPHVSDILINGPKQVYIERKGRLQLTSVTFRDNAHLMHVIDKIVSSVGRRCDEVSPMVDARLKDGSRVNAVIPPLAIDGPSMSIRRFGADPITWDDYVKFNSVTKEMVDFLRACVIAHMNIIVAGGTGSGKTTLLNNLSSFIPETDRIVTIEDAAELRLRQPHVVRLESRPANIEGKGRIAIRDLLINALRMRPDRVVVGECRGPETLDMLQAMNTGHDGSMTTIHANSVRDAVQRVETMVMMAGFDLPVKAIRQQFASAVHLVINAARLTGGPRKIMSIAEVQGMEGEAVTMQEIFKFEQLGIDASGKAHGRFIATGLRPSFLDRLKYSGAELDSSIFERRVLSTDPHAT
- a CDS encoding Bacterial type II secretion system protein F domain protein, with the protein product MSELMMLGILVAVAIGLVIYSLLPNRGEQAESVRRRAMGLSGDDDTASAKERARKNAGNKSMLEMAAPILSRPMMPKTEQEQSSLRAKLASAGYRRESIVMMFLASKIIVGGAMGITAFLYSSALGAESPQVIYYGVFGLGLGFMGPNLWLGNAVKKRGEAIRNGMPDSLDLMVVAVESGLGLDAALLRVSDEMKHVHGALAEELQIATIETQMGTSRSEALQRMAERTGVQEMRALVAVITQAEKLGTSIAKALRNQAESLRTKRRQKAEERAQKTAVKLLIPLILFIFPAIFVVLAGPAAIHIMHTFQSGALKK